aaatttgaaggaATTTGAGAGCTCCTGTGCACAATCTGACATTACTAAGTGGTCATTAGGGTGAGCGACTGAGGCAGGCAGTTGTGGAGAAGGTGCAAGCTCAGCATCTCTCAATATTGTCGTTAATCGAGGAACAAATGCTTAGAAAGCTTCAAGAGCAAGAGGCTAAGGTGGATGAGTTAAACCTGAAGAATGCAGATCTTGAGGAGAGGATGAAACAATTAAACATTGAAGCTGCTGCCTGGCAACATCATGCAAAGTGCAACGAGTCGATGATTACAACGCTCAAGTATAACATACAGCAGGTTTATGCACAAAGCAAGGAGTGTAAGGAAGGTTGTGGTGATAGTGAGGTAAATGATGCTGCTTCTCGTTGCGATGGTGGTCCTGAAGACATGCACATCCTGATCTCCAAGGAGAATAAAGATTTGAAAGAACATATGAATTGTAAGGTTTGCAGAGTAAATAAGGTTTGTATGCTTTTGTTGCCTTGTAGGCATCTTTGCCTTTGCAAGGATTGTGAGAGCAAGCTAAGTTTCTGTCCTTTGTGCCAGTCTTCTA
Above is a window of Nymphaea colorata isolate Beijing-Zhang1983 chromosome 8, ASM883128v2, whole genome shotgun sequence DNA encoding:
- the LOC116259707 gene encoding probable BOI-related E3 ubiquitin-protein ligase 2 isoform X3; the protein is MDETQNQIPTPITFIGPASFTDHPQYVPSYHFMGPPVGQVHAGAEGADQQQQQLWGRNAREKELFENSQISSIDFLQHQGSVSTGLGLALDDRKLASSGDSPPMPLGFFEHEVSIELQRQEAEIDRFLKIQGERLRQAVVEKVQAQHLSILSLIEEQMLRKLQEQEAKVDELNLKNADLEERMKQLNIEAAAWQHHAKCNESMITTLKYNIQQVYAQSKECKEGCGDSEVNDAASRCDGGPEDMHILISKENKDLKEHMNCKVCRVNKVCMLLLPCRHLCLCKDCESKLSFCPLCQSSKFVGMEVYM
- the LOC116259707 gene encoding probable BOI-related E3 ubiquitin-protein ligase 2 isoform X2; this encodes MAVPQQSYLQTKPFRNLLMDETQNQIPTPITFIGPASFTDHPQYVPSYHFMGPPVGQVHAGAEGADQQQQQLWGRNAREKELFENSQISSIDFLQHQGSVSTGLGLALDDRKLASSGDSPPMPLGFFEHEVSIELQRQEAEIDRFLKIQGERLRQAVVEKVQAQHLSILSLIEEQMLRKLQEQEAKVDELNLKNADLEERMKQLNIEAAAWQHHAKCNESMITTLKYNIQQVYAQSKECKEGCGDSEVNDAASRCDGGPEDMHILISKENKDLKEHMNCKVCRVNKVCMLLLPCRHLCLCKDCESKLSFCPLCQSSKFVGMEVYM